Below is a window of Myxococcus xanthus DNA.
TCGCCGCCCACCGCCCTCGCCATGCGTCGCCCTCCGACAACGGAACGGCGCGAACGTACCTGGGACGTCTGACGTGCTTGGGATTCCGGACGAAGCTGCTTCGGTCGACGAGGGGCCATGACGCGTCCTCCTACTCCTCGGCGAACGGAGCAATCGCCTGGGCCACGGCCAGTTCCTGCCGTGCCTCGCTGAGCTCCGAGTTGGTGGCGCGAAGCCGGTCGCTGAGCACCTGGACGAAGCTCCAGAGCATCTTCACCGCGAGGATGGACTCGCGCTTCATCAGGCCCATCAGGTCCGGCCGCGAGATGACCATGGTGCGCGTGGGCTCCGTCGCTCGCACCGTCGCTGAACGCGGCGCGTTGTCGATGAGCCCCATCTCTCCGAAGTGGCCACCCGCGCGCAGCTCGGCGATCTCCACGCCGTTCTTCTCGATGGCCACCCGGCCCCGGATGACGACGAAGAGCTCCTCGCCCGGCTGCCCCTCCACCACGATTTCGCGCCCCGCGGGATACGTGCGCGTGGTCGCGATGGACAGCACCGCCGTCTGTTCCTTGTAGGTGAGGTGACGGAAGAGCGGAATCTTGCGCAGCGCCTCCATGCGCGACTGCGCTTCGCTCGACTCCTCGCTGACGCTGGAGCCTTCGCCCGCGACCTTCACCACCACCGCGGTGATGTTGTCCTTGCCACCGCGCTCGTTGGCGACGTCGATGAAGCGCTTGGGCAGGTCCGCGGGCGCGATGCCGGCGATGAGCGGAAGGACCTCCTCGTCCTCGACATAGCCGTGCAGGCCGTCCGAGCAGAGGATGAACATGTCCCCGGGCACCAGGTCCACGATGAGCGTGTCGACCTGGACGGACTCCTGGATGCCCACCGCGCGGGTAATCACGTTGCGGTACTGCGAGTTGGCGGCCTGGTCCTTGGTAATCGTGCCGGCCTTGAGCTGCGCGGCGACCAGCGTGTGGTCCTCCGTCAGCCGGTGACACTGGCCATGCCGCACCAGGTAGACACGGCTGTCACCCACATGGCCGATGACGCCTTTGTTGCCGCCTACCGCGAGGCACACGAACGTCGTGCCCATGCCGCGCTTGGTCGCGTCCGACATCGCCGTCCGGTAGATGTCCGCGCACGCGCGCTGGACGGCCACCTCGACGAGCGCCGCCGCCGCGGAGCGGCTGTCCGGCGTCGGGTTGATGCCCAGGTCCTTCAACAGATGGCGGTTGGCGGAGATGTGCTGCTTGACGACCTCCGTGGCCCGGTTGCTCGCGACCTCGCCGGCCGCGTGACCGCCCATGCCGTCAGCCACCACGTAGAGACCGAGTGCCGCATCCACCAGCATCGCGTCTTCGTTGTGCTGCCGCCTGCGGCCGACGTCGGTCAGTCCAAAAGCTTCTGTGGTCAAGGCCACCGCGAACACTCCCGTGTGTGACAGAGGGCGACTCCGCACGTTACGCAGGCCCACGAAGACGTGGCAAGGCTCAGGGAGCCATCCTCACGGCAAGCATCCGCATAAAACCGCTGGTCGTGTAGAAGCCGACCTCCACCTGGCCGAAGCGCAACCGCGCTCCATCCGCCACCGGAACGGCCTTCCGGGGCACGAGGCGGACGCCCCCCGCCCAGGAGCCATTCTTGGACCCGGCATCCGTCAGCAGGAAGCCCGCATGGCCTTCCTCCTGGCTGAACCAGGCGTGGAACCGGGACACGCTCCCGTCGTCCAGGACCACGTCGTTATTGCCCGTCCGCCCCACGGTGATGCCCCGCCCGAAGGCGTTCGTCCGCGATTTCACGACGGGAAACACCAAGGGCCCGCTGGCCCCCAGCGTGGGGTTCCCCGCGTTCGTCACCGTCTTCAGACGGTACTCCTCCCCGTCCCCGCCGCTGTCTTCCTCCGTCGCTGGAGTGAAGACGAGCAGCGCGGCTGGCAGGTTCCGCTCGAAGACTTCTCGGTTGCGGAGGTATCGCGACACATGGGCGCTGAGCGGCTCGGGCATACGCGGCGTGCGAACAGGGTGCTCGCAAGCCACACTCTACGCAAAGCCTAGCGCCAATCCACGAACAACCCGACCATCGGGCCACCTACGAAGAAGCGGCCAAGGCTGCGGCGCTTGTAGCCAAATGCCTCGGCATACCCCACAGCGAGCCCACCGGCGATGTCCCCGAACTGATAGCCCAGGTGGACGCGGCCCTCGATGAGGCCCGCCACGCGCCGGTCCTTCTCCAGCCCACCGTCGAAGTCCGCGCCGTAGAAGACGGGACCGCCGGTGACCTGGAAGCCCCAGTGCACCTGGCCGGGCAGGTGGTTCCGGTAACCCACACCCACCTGCGGGCTGTGCTGGTAGAATGAGCGCACCGCGTTCTGCGGCTTGCCCTCCTCGGCATCGGGGAACGCGAGCCCCCACGAGAGACTGCCCTCCAGTAGCAAGGCGAAGGCGTCCTTGCGGTCCTGGTAGAAGGTGAACTGCCACTGCACCTTCGTCTGGGAGGCCACCAGCCCATCCTGGGCGCTGACACCCAGGAGCACGCCGCGAGGCGCCCAGGCGGGCGTCGGAGAGCGGTGCTCCGGAGGCCGCCGCGCCTCCTGCGCGCCCGCGGAAGAGGCCAGACCAAGAACACCAACCAGCAGAACGGGGAGCTTGCGGAGCATGGGAGCCTCTTCCCGCCATGGCGCGGCCCGCTTGTCAACGGACTGTTCGTTTGGTTATGACACGCCTTTGTTACCTTCGGATGGGCCCAGGCCGGGGATGTCCTCCCGGAACCGCTCGCCGCGGGGCACAAGGAGCTGAACCCCGCATGCCAGTCGTGACAGTCCGGGCCGGAAACAAACAGCGCCCGGGAAGGTTCGACGTACTCGTCCGCAAGACCACGGAGAAGGTCTCCGACCTGCTGGAGGAGAGTGACCGGGTGCTCGTGGTCTACGAGCAGGGCTGCGCGAGCCTCTACTACGAGCGCGAAGGCGACGTGCCCCACCCGCCCGCGGTGAACCGCCCTTCCTGAGCGGGGTTCGCTGGCGGTCCTTCGCTACACCGCGCGCCGCCGCAGGGGCATCGTAAGGCACCGAACGCTGCCGTTGCCCCGCTCCAGCGCCTCGATGTCGACGCTCGCCACCTCGATGCCGGCCTCCTTCGCCAGAGGACGAAGGCCCACCGAGGCGCTCTCCGAGGCGAGAATCAGGTTGGGCCCCACGTAGATGAAGTTCGACATGAAGCCGCTCTCCCCTTTCGGCTCGAAGGGGATGACGCGGCAGCCCCGCTGGGCGAAGTAGCCGTCAAAGGG
It encodes the following:
- a CDS encoding FHA domain-containing protein, whose translation is MPEPLSAHVSRYLRNREVFERNLPAALLVFTPATEEDSGGDGEEYRLKTVTNAGNPTLGASGPLVFPVVKSRTNAFGRGITVGRTGNNDVVLDDGSVSRFHAWFSQEEGHAGFLLTDAGSKNGSWAGGVRLVPRKAVPVADGARLRFGQVEVGFYTTSGFMRMLAVRMAP
- a CDS encoding Stp1/IreP family PP2C-type Ser/Thr phosphatase, which codes for MFAVALTTEAFGLTDVGRRRQHNEDAMLVDAALGLYVVADGMGGHAAGEVASNRATEVVKQHISANRHLLKDLGINPTPDSRSAAAALVEVAVQRACADIYRTAMSDATKRGMGTTFVCLAVGGNKGVIGHVGDSRVYLVRHGQCHRLTEDHTLVAAQLKAGTITKDQAANSQYRNVITRAVGIQESVQVDTLIVDLVPGDMFILCSDGLHGYVEDEEVLPLIAGIAPADLPKRFIDVANERGGKDNITAVVVKVAGEGSSVSEESSEAQSRMEALRKIPLFRHLTYKEQTAVLSIATTRTYPAGREIVVEGQPGEELFVVIRGRVAIEKNGVEIAELRAGGHFGEMGLIDNAPRSATVRATEPTRTMVISRPDLMGLMKRESILAVKMLWSFVQVLSDRLRATNSELSEARQELAVAQAIAPFAEE